The following coding sequences lie in one Arachis hypogaea cultivar Tifrunner chromosome 9, arahy.Tifrunner.gnm2.J5K5, whole genome shotgun sequence genomic window:
- the LOC112712386 gene encoding uncharacterized protein, with product MSNYTVESFMVDSTDGVKLRTRLFKPSEGHGSPTMAIVLVHPYSVLGGSQGLLKGIASGLAENGYVAVTFDMRGVGRSTGRASLTGFSEVNDVVSVSNWVSDHLSLRKILLVGSSAGAPIAGSAVDKIEQVIGYVSIGYPFGITASILFGRHHKAIIQSQKPKLFIMGTQDGFTSVKQLRNKLSSAAGRVEMHLIDGVGHFQMEGPAYDAQMVDLIVKFAASL from the exons ATGTCGAACTACACAGTGGAGTCATTCATGGTGGATTCCACAGATGGTGTCAAGCTCCGCACGCGCCTCTTCAAACCGTCAGAGGGACACGGATCCCCAACCATGGCCATCGTCCTCGTTCACCCCTACTCCGTCTTGGGTGGTTCGCAGGGTCTCCTCAAGGGGATCGCCTCCGGTTTAGCCGAAAACGGTTACGTCGCCGTCACCTTCGACATGAGAGGCGTCGGCAGGTCTACTGGCAGAGCTTCTCTCACCGGCTTCTCCGAAGTTAACGACGTCGTTTCCGTCTCTAATTGGGTCTCCGACCACCTCTCTCTCCGCAAGATCCTCTTGGTTGGTTCTTCCGCCG GTGCTCCTATTGCTGGCTCTGCTGTTGATAAGATAGAACAAGTCATTGGTTATGTAAGCATTGGTTACCCATTTGGAATCACTGCATCAATCCTCTTTGGAAGACACCACAAAGCCATTATACAGTCCCAGAAACCAAAACTCTTCATTATGGGAACACAGGATGGGTTCACCAGTGTCAAGCAGCTCAGAAATAAGCTTAGTTCTGCCGCCGGTCGCGTCGAAATGCACCTCATCGATGGAGTTGGCCATTTCCAAATGGAAGGGCCTGCTTATGATGCTCAGATGGTTGATCTCATTGTCAAATTCGCTGCATCATTATAG
- the LOC140175243 gene encoding serine/threonine-protein phosphatase 7 long form homolog: MPPDRYNPIAEGFLRDTGFYYVSQIGVVQCQAALVNALIERWHPETHSFHFPVGECAVTLEDVALIYGLPTNGLPVTGPTLSSYEALEAECLDQFGVAPRQADCRGSFIKLTWFRALKDRLVLVDDIQIQRYVKCHIMLLFGTVMFGDKSGAGVHWKFLPLLRNFAGIIQFSWGSACLAHLYRALCRATRVDCKEIDGPLTLLLAWAWIHLPFLAPIPSNPRIFPIAKRLRKLEHFRGYLDALQEGQFVWEPYAIGRTDPEVIPPDIRQHSAIWSATVPLISFECVEWHASDRLRRQFGFTQGIPDQERDLGEAHGEVLTGPKNQDWSGTHSSWVMQWTNRYSLVLVDDTVPSQHQANIYLHWYRGAFGDHLQLSQMEPQDNQPGDPIHNQENQDPQSPQQPLPPQPPSPRPPPPPPSQTQAQQEPEQFTPYIPDTHSADYLTPPVYQQYWSVPHQESIEQGSFSQLLGFMAPGPGYSYPAYRDIPTGQMAQPSGIAPGRLSLDTRPRQHTSSGTSGGRFSVDSGMSDDATRGIIQSGVERPVPMNLILESYQPADEDNDDFLVDHPDGDEVADEDDDADDDEDDDEDDDDGGDGPVHDSAPTAGKTSCSKLIILLDC; the protein is encoded by the exons ATGCCGCCGGATCGGTACAATCCAATAGCGGAGGGGTTTTTACGGGACACCGGTTTTTATTATGTTTCACAGATTGGAGTTGTCCAATGTCAGGCGGCATTGGTTAATGCTCTGATTGAGAGATGGCACCCCGAGACTCACAGCTTCCATTTTCCGGTTGGTGAGTGTGCTGTGACACTGGAGGATGTGGCGTTAATTTATGGTCTTCCGACGAATGGTTTGCCAGTTACGGGACCGACACTGAGTAGTTATGAGGCATTAGAGGCTGAATGCTTGGATCAGTTTGGTGTTGCACCTAGGCAGGCAGACTGTAGGGGAAGTTTCATCAAGTTGACGTGGTTTCGAGCATTGAAGGATCGGTTAGTGTTGGTTGATGATATCCAGATTCAGAGGTACGTGAAGTGCCACATAATGTTATTGTTTGGAACCGTTATGTTTGGAGATAAGTCTGGAGCAGGGGTGCACTGGAAGTTTCTCCCATTACTCCGTAACTTTGCCGGGATAATACAGTTCAGTTGGGGTTCGGCATGCCTGGCACACCTGTACAGAGCTTTGTGTAGGGCAACTCGTGTCGACTGTAAGGAGATTGATGGTCCGTTGACACTCTTGCTTGCCTGGGCTTGGATCCACCTACCGTTCCTTGCGCCGATTCCTAGCAATCCTCGAATCTTTCCGATTGCAAAAAG ATTGAGGAAACTTGAGCATTTTAGGGGATACCTGGATGCTCTGCAAGAAGGACAG TTTGTTTGGGAGCCTTATGCAATTGGAAGGACCGATCCGGAAGTGATTCCTCCTGACATCCGTCAGCATTCTGCTATTTGGAGTGCCACAGTTCCACTTATATCTTTTGAATGTGTTGAGTGGCATGCATCTGATAGACTGAGGAGGCAGTTTGGCTTCACTCAGGGTATTCCTGATCAGGAGCGAGACCTAGGTGAAGCACACGGCGAAGTTTTGACAGGTCCGAAGAATCAGGATTGGTCTGGAACCCACTCATCCTGGGTTATGCAGTGGACGAACCGGTATAGTCTAGTTCTTGTCGATGACACGGTGCCCTCACAGCATCAGGCAAATATCTACTTGCATTGGTACCGAGGTGCATTTGGTGACCACTTGCAGCTGTCACAGATGGAACCGCAAGATAATCAGCCTGGTGATCCTATTCATAACCAGGAGAACCAAGACCCACAATCACCGCAACAACCATTGCCACCACAACCACCATCGCCACGGCCACCACCACCGCCCCCCTCACAAACACAGGCACAACAAGAGCCTGAGCAGTTCACTCCATACATTCCTGACACGCATTCTGCGGATTACCTGACTCCACCAGTATATCAGCAGTACTGGAGTGTCCCGCACCAAGAATCTATTGAACAAGGTTCTTTTAGCCAGCTACTTGGGTTCATGGCTCCTGGTCCAGGTTACTCATATCCAGCTTATAGAGACATTCCCACCGGTCAGATGGCCCAACCGAGTGGGATAGCTCCAGGTAGATTGTCACTGGATACGAGACCACGACAGCACACTTCCTCTGGTACATCCGGAGGTAGATTTTCTGTTGACTCTGGTATGAGTGATGATGCCACGAGGGGTATCATACAGAGCGGCGTTGAACGTCCTGTTCCAATGAATCTCATTCTAGAGAGCTACCAGCCAGCTGATGAGGACAATGATGACTTTTTGGTTGACCATCCAGATGGGGATGAGGTTGCAGACGAGGATGATGATGCGGATGACGATGAGGACGAcgacgaggatgatgatgatggggGTGATGGTCCGGTTCATGATTCAGCGCCTACTGCAGGTAAAACAAGTTGTAGTAAATTGATTATTTTACTTGATTGTTGA
- the LOC112709587 gene encoding uncharacterized protein, producing MEFSSREAVIKAMKDYTIRRGVDYRVHESELTTFYAKCTQYGAGCDWLIRVSKMSRKFCWEIRRYNGSHTCTRATISQDHSKLDSNTVAEAIKPLVEVDPSIRVKSVIAEVQSKFNYTISYRKAWLAKQKAVKSIFGGWEASYEALPIWFEAMCHKEQHAVVHFETMPAYQGDDLVPNIRVLNRVFWSYYPCIRAFRHCKPIVQVDGTHLYGKYKGCLLVAVSQDGNNNIVPIAFVIVEGETSEAWHFFLSNLRQHVVTRDGVGLISDRHDSNHIIDHQLIISTNQIE from the coding sequence ATGGAATTCAGTTCTAGGGAGGCAGTAATTAAGGCGATGAAAGATTATACAATCCGCAGAGGTGTGGATTATCGGGTGCATGAGTCAGAACTGACGACATTCTATGCTAAATGCACCCAGTATGGTGCAGGATGTGATTGGCTGATAAGGGTGAGCAAAATGTCCAGAAAGTTCTGTTGGGAGATAAGGAGGTACAACGGTAGTCACACCTGTACTAGGGCCACCATTTCTCAAGATCATTCGAAGCTAGATTCCAACACagttgcagaagcaataaagccgttGGTAGAAGTTGACCCGTCTATTAGGGTGAAATCAGTGATTGCGGAAGTACAGTCAAAGTTTAACTACACCATTAGTTATCgcaaagcatggttggctaaACAGAAGGCAGTGAAGTCAATTTTCGGAGGGTGGGAAGCTTCGTACGAAGCCTTGccgatatggtttgaggccatgtgtcacaagGAGCAACACGCAGTTGTTCATTTTGAAACAATGCCTGCGTACCAGGGAGATGATTTGGTTCCTAATATTCGGGTGCTAAACcgagtcttctggagttattacccttgtATTAGAGCCTTCAGACATTGCAAGCCAATAGTGCAGGTAGACGGAACTCATTTGTATGGAAAGTACAAGGGTTGTTTGTTGGTTGCAGTCTCACAGGATGGCAACAACAACATCGTGCCGATTGCATTTGTCATAGTTGAGGGAGAGACATCTGAGGCTTGGCACTTTTTTCTCAGTAACTTGCGACAGCATGTTGTGACACGTGACGGTGTGGGTCTTATCTCCGATCGACACGACTCAAATCACATAATCGATCACCAACTAATCATATCAACTAATCAAATCGAATAA